From Pelosinus fermentans DSM 17108, the proteins below share one genomic window:
- a CDS encoding tyrosine-type recombinase/integrase: MDALLNGNSTFLELVNGWLGYIVKHDYSKATYASYSSKLRHLLQYVGHIKLNELTREELQSIFVLIEMEKISPNTIGNIYSITKKVFHFAIKMGVMKENITDHLVLPKRKPYVPKVYRKLEVTRLLSLTKGSKLDIPVTLAVNVGLRRGEILSLQWKDIDFVHNTILVNKGTSAPDVDHFPKSDSSIRLLKLPKKVGNMLKDHLVEQKNSFLKFGITHDVNTLLFCKNDATRYNATSLNKMFKKLLIDNKLPIIRFHDLRHTYATMAHNNGMPVKHLSRSLGHSTPAITVEQYVHI, encoded by the coding sequence ATGGATGCATTACTAAATGGCAATTCAACGTTTCTAGAATTGGTAAATGGTTGGCTCGGGTATATAGTGAAACATGATTATTCTAAAGCCACATATGCAAGCTACTCTTCGAAATTAAGGCATTTATTACAATATGTGGGTCACATAAAATTAAATGAGCTTACCAGAGAAGAATTACAAAGTATCTTTGTGCTTATCGAGATGGAAAAAATCTCCCCCAATACCATAGGCAATATTTATAGCATCACAAAAAAGGTATTCCATTTTGCAATAAAAATGGGAGTAATGAAAGAAAACATAACAGATCATTTAGTCCTGCCAAAAAGAAAACCTTATGTTCCAAAAGTGTACCGCAAGTTAGAAGTTACAAGGCTTTTGTCATTGACGAAAGGTAGTAAATTGGATATTCCCGTAACTCTTGCTGTAAATGTTGGGTTAAGACGCGGAGAAATACTTTCGTTACAATGGAAAGATATTGATTTTGTACATAATACAATTCTGGTCAACAAGGGTACATCTGCACCAGATGTTGATCATTTTCCTAAAAGCGATTCAAGTATAAGACTTCTTAAACTGCCAAAAAAAGTTGGAAATATGCTCAAAGATCATTTAGTAGAACAAAAAAATAGCTTTTTAAAATTCGGTATAACCCATGACGTGAATACGCTACTATTTTGTAAAAATGACGCAACAAGGTATAACGCAACATCTCTTAACAAAATGTTCAAGAAACTTTTGATTGATAATAAGCTGCCCATCATCAGATTTCATGACCTCAGACACACCTATGCTACAATGGCACACAACAATGGTATGCCAGTAAAGCACTTGAGCAGGAGCCTGGGACATTCAACGCCAGCTATAACTGTTGAGCAATATGTTCACATATAA
- a CDS encoding DNA polymerase has product MDLYGRAFEILYVDNLDRIARYIPILEQAELLAIDTETTGLDPLKGAKLRLLQIAMPNTPVLIIDFFKLNNAEKVILGNVLEKSNAVKIFHNAKFDLKFLHVNGIKISNNIFDTMLAELVILSGLAKTGYSLQDVSVKYLKIELDKTNQKSNWTGALSRQQLKYAAMDVYILSGIYVAQKEILESLCLYDTAMLENQVVIPTYKMELHGMYMKNSSVLSLLIDIEEEKAELEAVLQGMLPGVKNLNSPSQVLKALNALGLDVRSTASDILKPHQADYDAVKKLLDYRTINKRCSLFESLQKEINPTTKRIHSNYKQNMTSSGRYSCTAPNLQGIPHQNKFRSCFQASKNNVFIIADYSQIELRIVAEMANDKTMIEAFNNNEDIHKKTAALINGKSLEDVTKEERQSAKAMNFGLVYGMGYNGFQAYAKNGYGVDLSLDEVTGIVDKFFRTYQGLTDRLNELNVRRTLEERTMGNRRRAWKHLPPITERANSGVQGTGADILKRALVLLNDNLLNDDVKLICIVHDEIVLEVPKNQADAISKKLKRLMEEAGAFYIKKVPIIADISIGASWADK; this is encoded by the coding sequence ATGGATTTATATGGAAGGGCATTTGAAATATTGTACGTTGATAACCTTGATAGAATAGCAAGATATATACCGATTCTGGAACAAGCTGAATTACTGGCAATCGACACAGAAACAACAGGGTTAGACCCATTAAAAGGTGCAAAGTTAAGGCTACTACAAATAGCAATGCCGAATACGCCAGTCCTTATAATTGACTTTTTTAAGCTAAACAATGCTGAAAAAGTGATACTAGGCAATGTGTTGGAAAAAAGTAATGCTGTAAAAATATTTCATAATGCAAAGTTCGATTTGAAATTCTTACATGTAAATGGAATAAAAATCAGTAACAATATTTTTGACACAATGTTAGCAGAACTTGTAATACTGTCGGGTTTAGCAAAGACCGGGTATTCACTACAGGATGTATCTGTTAAATATTTAAAAATTGAGTTGGATAAAACCAATCAAAAAAGTAATTGGACAGGCGCTCTTTCAAGGCAGCAACTAAAGTATGCCGCAATGGATGTATATATACTCTCTGGTATATATGTGGCTCAAAAAGAAATTTTAGAAAGCTTATGTTTGTATGATACCGCCATGTTAGAAAATCAAGTCGTAATTCCTACCTATAAAATGGAGCTCCACGGCATGTACATGAAAAATTCCTCTGTTCTATCGCTGCTCATCGACATAGAAGAAGAGAAAGCTGAATTAGAGGCAGTGTTGCAAGGAATGCTGCCAGGTGTTAAAAATTTAAACAGCCCATCACAGGTATTGAAAGCCTTAAATGCATTGGGATTGGATGTAAGGTCTACAGCGAGCGATATACTAAAACCACATCAAGCTGATTATGATGCAGTAAAAAAATTACTGGATTATAGAACCATAAACAAGAGATGCTCACTATTTGAAAGCTTGCAGAAAGAGATAAATCCTACGACAAAAAGGATACACTCAAATTACAAGCAAAATATGACATCATCTGGCAGATATAGTTGCACCGCGCCTAATTTGCAAGGAATACCACATCAAAATAAATTCAGGTCGTGTTTTCAAGCAAGCAAGAACAATGTATTTATAATCGCAGACTATTCTCAGATTGAGTTGAGAATAGTTGCTGAAATGGCGAATGATAAAACCATGATCGAAGCCTTTAATAATAATGAAGATATCCACAAGAAAACGGCGGCCTTAATAAATGGAAAGTCGCTTGAAGACGTAACGAAAGAGGAGCGTCAATCTGCTAAAGCGATGAACTTTGGACTTGTGTATGGCATGGGTTACAATGGCTTTCAGGCATATGCTAAAAATGGATATGGTGTTGACTTATCACTAGATGAAGTAACGGGTATTGTAGATAAATTTTTTAGAACATATCAAGGTTTAACAGATAGACTCAATGAATTGAATGTACGTCGTACATTGGAGGAAAGAACGATGGGCAATCGACGCAGGGCTTGGAAACATCTCCCTCCAATAACGGAAAGAGCAAATTCTGGTGTACAAGGGACAGGAGCAGATATTCTGAAGAGAGCCTTGGTTCTATTAAATGATAACTTACTCAATGATGATGTAAAACTTATTTGTATTGTGCATGATGAAATCGTCTTAGAAGTACCAAAAAATCAAGCAGATGCGATAAGCAAAAAACTAAAAAGATTAATGGAAGAAGCTGGAGCATTCTACATTAAAAAAGTCCCCATCATTGCGGATATTTCGATTGGTGCTAGTTGGGCGGACAAATAA